The DNA window GCGCGGCAGCAATGGAAAACACCATGTCCGCCACCGTGGAAGGATGCGGATTGGTCAGGTGGTACGTGTGACCGTGCAGTTCGGGCCGCGCCACAATCTCGGTAATGGCGGCCGACACCCAGTCCACCGGCACCAGGTTTTTGTGCTCGCTGCCATCCAGCGACAGGCCTCCCAGCCAGTCCCCTTCGGCGATCGTTTCCCACGGGACCGAGCGGATCAGCGTATGCAGCAGGCGGAGCGGGCTGTAGAAACCATGGTAAGAAGTGGTGTAGCCGGTCTGCGAATCGCCGACGATGATCGACGGACGATGCACGGTGACCTGGTCCAGAAAGTCGGCGCCCCGGACTTCCTTCTCGGACGCCGTTTTGGTTTTCTCGTAGTCGTTCCCCAGCACCTGGCCGACGTCCAGTTCGCTTTCCAGGATGCGGCCGCGGCGCTCGCCGCACACATAGGCCGTCGAGACCTGGTGATAACGCCTGATGCCGGCCTGGCGGCACAGTTCCAGCACATGCCGGGTGCCTTGCACGTTGCTCCTGAAGGGTTCGCCCTGGGGGTCGCTGGGATCGTCGGCGTAAAAGGTCAGCGAGGCGGCCGAGTGCAGCACCTGGTCGCAGTTTTCGGTCGTCCAGCGGAGATCCTCTTCGCTCAGTCCCAGTCCGGGCTGCGAGATATCGCCGCTGAGCACCATCGGCCGCACCAGTTCCCGGCCCAGGACGCGCTCCCAGTACACGATCGCCGTCTCAATCCGCTGCGCCGCTGTTTCATGGCGCGAAGGTCGCACCACCACCGCCAGCGGTATTCGGGCCAGACTCAAATCGCGAAGCAGGTACCGGCCCAGCAGGCCCGTAGCGCCGGTCAACAACAAATAACCCATGAAAATTCCTTCGTTCCGACAACAAATCTCGACAGCCGATGGGCGAAAGGGGCGGAGCGATTAAATGTGGATCGCAGCTCCGCCGTCGATGGTGAGCGTTTCGCCTTGAATCATGTCGGACAGCGGACTCGACAGGAACAGCACCGAGTTGGCGACGTCGTCGATGGTCAGCATCCGCTCGCCCGTCATCGTTTTATCCTTCCGGTGCGAGAACATATCGCCCGCGTTGGGCAGGCGTTTGGTCGAGTCGGTTTCCACCAGGCCGGACTTCACAATGTTCACGTTCACGCCGCGGTCGCCCACTTCCAGCGTCAAGTGCCGGGCCAGGCTTTCCACCGCCGCTTTGGAGCTGCCGATCAGGCCGTACCAGGGCAACGCCATATCCGAGCCGTGGCTGCTGAGGGCGACGACCTTGCCGCGGCCCTGGCTTTTTTCCAGCAGCGGCATCGCCGACTGCACCAGGTACAGAAGCGCCAGCACGTTGGTCTGGAAGGTGTTGTCGAAGTGGCGCACGTTAGAGGCCAGCAGCGGACGGAAGCCGCCGGTCGCCGCGTTGCTGACGACGATATCCAGTCGCCCGATCGTCTGCGTGATGTACTCGAACATCGACTGCACGTCGTCTTCCTGGCTGACGTCGGCCTTGATCACCCAGGCCTGGCGGCCCAGGTTCAGGATCGCTTGCGCCGTTTCCAGGGCGGCCGTCCGCGAGGTCACATAGTTCACAATCACGTCGGCTCCCGCTTCCGCCAGGCGGATGGCGCAGGCCCGGCCCAGGCCGCGTGAGCTGCCGGAAACCAGGGCGACTTTTCCCGAAAGATCAATCATGGGTTGCTACTCTCTGAAACTCGCTGAAGGTCGGATATGAGGGGGCTCAAGGCGTGAACCGCTGGCTGCAGCCGTTCCACGCCGTCGCGGGCAAGGGTAATTCGGTCGAAGGTTAAAACACGTGAGGGATTGAAAAGGCGGATCAAAACGCGGGCGGACTACAGGCAAAGTTCCGCCGCGACGGACTGGCCGGCGGGCGAACGGTCGCCAGGACCCGGCAGGTACACGACCGCGGCGGTCTGGCCGTCGATCGTTTGCACGGATCCCTGCAGGCCCAGCAACGGCCGGCCGTGGTAATGGCATTGGGGACTTGTGGCGGGGTTAAACTGCAACTCAATCGCCCGCGGCGTCCAGGGCTCGCCCTGGTTGCAGGCTTTGTAAATGGCTTCTTTCAGCGACCATAGCTGGGCCGTACGCACTGTCGGAGCTGCGTTCAACCAGGCCTGTTCTGCAGGGGTGAACCAGAGCTGGCGAAAATGCTCAGAACGATCGGCCGCGTCGGTCAGGTCGGCGCCGACTTGCCAGCGGTCCCGATCAACGACCGCCGCCAGCACGCCGCGGGTGCTATGGGACAGGGTCAACCGCCAGCGGGACGGCCGGCCTTGCACCTGGACCTGCGGAGCCAGCCCGCGTCCCTGCGCATCACGCGTGAGGATTTCGATCTGCGCCAGCGACGTGGCGCCCGCCAGAGCGGCCAGCGTTTCTTTCGCCAGACGACGTCCCTGCAGCCATTGTTGCCGGCGCTGGGGATCGCGGAACAACTCCAGTTCACGCAACTCGCCCGGCGCTAACCAGGCGGCGCTCGGCTTCAGGGAGCCTGCCGTCCAGCGGCGACTGGCGCAGTAGCGGACAACTCGCAGCGGTGCGGTCATGACGACGTCCCTCCCTGCGGCAGGATCACATTACGGTAACCGATCGCCTGCACGATCACGTCGCCCTGGTCGCCCAGCACGGTGAAGTCGTAGCAGGCGGCCTCGCTCGTTCTTTCCCGCGCGGTCAGATAAACGCAGCACGTTTCGCCCGGTCGCGGCGAACGGCCCAGTTCCAGCCGATCAATGCCCAGCGGCAGGCTGATGGCGTGGTCCCCCTGCAGGTACAAATGCACTCCGCAAACGTAAAAGGCTCCATCGAGCACGATCGACGGCACGATCCAGTCCTGCGCCCGGCCGTCGCCGACCAGCTCCGCCAGCGGCAAGGCCGTGATTCGTCCCCAGCCGGTGTTCGCCTGGAAATGAATCCCGTTCAGGCCCCGCATCACGGCCCCGTGATAAATGAGCGAGTCTTCCAGGTAAGTAAACGGCGTCCACTCCGTCGGCGGAGCCGGCGTGTCGCTGGCCCGGGACGGCGCCGCCGTACCGGTCTGCACGCGACCCTTCAGATAAGGACGCTGCGGGTGGAGCACCTTGCCGGCCCGATTGGCGAAGTCGCACGACAGCAAGCACTGCAGGAAACCGTCGGCCGGATCCGGCGCGGCGGAAGCCTGGGCGACGGCGGCCCGGTCGGTGTGGAACATCAGGCCGTCGACCATTTGCACCTGTTCAAACGCGATGACAGGCTGCTGCGAGGCGGCGCGGGCCGCCTGGGCCAATGCTTCCAGGCCGATCACTCCCGGCAGCAACGGCTTGCCGCGCAGGCAATGTTCCCGCAGGAATGCGTCGGCGGTCGGATCCAGCGGGATCTGCACCGTCGTACGTTCGGCGTCGACCTGCGGGTTGACCGCCAGCGAAGTCGGCCCTGCGGCGGCTGATGAAGAGACTGAAGAATCGGCTCCCGGCGAGGGAGCGACCGGCTCTGTGCTGCCGGGAACATAGTCGCCCAGCGGACGTTGCTCTTCCGGATAAAACATCGAGTAGAAGTCGCCAAAGGTGTACAGCACCTCGCTGCTGGGCAGCCCTGCGGCCAGCTCCTGTTCCAGCCGACGAACGCCTTCTTCCGGCAGCATGTATTTCATGTTGAGCACCGACTTGGGCCCAAAGGCGAACCGCGGCTGGGTCGCCATGCCGGACCCTTCCCAGGACTCCCAGTGAATCGTGGCGGAGCGGCAGTCGGGTCGCAGGCGAGGTAACCAGTCGATGACCTTGCTCATGGCGTCGTTGCCGGCGGCGTAGTCGGTCAGACCGTTCCCGCCAAAGCGACCGCTGATGGAACCAAAGCCGATGCAGTGCGTGAGCGGATCGTTTTTGGTCGCCGCCAGCAGGTGCAGCAGCCCGTCGAACTTGGTAGCGATCAAACGCTCGACAAACTCCAGCCGCTTGTTCTCAAAGCGTCCCTGGTCGATCAGTCCGGCCCCGTGCAGGATGCCGCTGATGGGACCGTCGGCCGCATGGATGGCGGCGACCGCCTGTTTCACGGCCTGGCGATCGGTAATGTCGCACGCATGGTAGGTCGCTTCGACGCCGTCGCTGGCGATCTGCTGCAGGGTCGCGTGGATCTCGCGATCTTTCATCACGCGATCCCACGCCTCGGACGGCGAACGTCCCTGGGCGATCGCCTCGCGGGTGAGCTGTTTCTTGTAGGCGGAGATTTCCTCCGGGCTGAAGTCACGCCAGGGAGCATCGGCCAGCGGAGCCGGACTCTTCCCCAGCAGATGCAGCTTCCAGCCGTAACGCCGGGCCAGTTCCCGGGCGGCGATGGACGTAATCCCGCGGGCCCCGCCCGTCGCCACCCAGACGCCGCCTTGCGGAATCGCGGCGCCGGCGCGCGGCTGCGGCAGGGCCGGAATCGGACGGATGACGCGGCGTTGCTGGTTCGACCAGCAGACCTCGACTTCGGGCTCGCTGGCAGCCAGCTCCCGCAGCACCTGGTCGGCCAGTTCCCCGACCGGTTCGGCCGGCGGGAAGTCGAACACCTTGCAGCGAACTTTGTGCGTGTCCCGGCGGGACGTTTCAATGTGGATCGCTTTGACCAGACCCGCCAGCGCGCCGCCTTCGGGCAGCACGGCCGGGGTGTGGAAACCGAAATCGCCGCCCAGCGAGAGAACGGCCGCCAGGGTGGCCTGACCCGCATCGTCCTGCGCCAGGTGCAGCTGCCGCCAGCGCTGGCTGACCGCGAACGGCTTGAGAACCCCTTCTCGGAGTCGCTCGCCTGCCACGCCTTCGGCCAACAGATCGACTGGAGCCTGGTCGCGGCCCGTCATCAGTAAAAGCATGCCAGCTGGCTGCTGTTCCCATTGCTGCTGGAGCGCGGCCAATGTCTCTTCGATGGCGGCCTGCGACGAGAACCGCACGACCGCAGCAGAAGCCTGGTGCAGGCGTTGTTCGAGCGCGTCGGCGGCGGGACCTTCGCCATAGATCCAGACGGCCGAGTCAAAACGGGGCGCCGACGGCCCATTCGCCGGTAGCGGAGCCGCCACAGTCCGCAGCTCACAGCGGTACGTCTGCAGGTCTACGTCGTCCGCCAATACGGGCGGCGTTACTGCTGCTGCCTTGGCCACCGGAGCAAGGGCAGCCGGATGCACGCCGTTGACCGCATGGGATCCATTCGCGACATACGAACCCTTCGCGGCATACGAACCATTGACCGCATGCGACCCGTTCACGGCTGGAGCGCCGTGGACGTCTTTTGACGGTGGGACTGGTGCGCTGGGGGCGGCCGGTTGCGATGCGTTGGAACTGCCGCCGCTGCGGCTGACGAAACGATCGCCATCCATTTCCAGGCCTTCGGCAAAGCGTTCCCAGTGGTGGGCCTGGGTGATCATCACTTCGGCCTCGCCCGAGTCGGCGACCAGTTCGCGAAGGAAGTGGGCGATGCCTTCCTGCAGCGGCATCAGGCAGAGGTCGCCTGTGCTTTGCAGGACGCTCTTGGTCTCGGGCCGCGAAGCCATGCCGACTTCATCCCACGGATGCCAGTGGAAGCCAACCGCCCTGATCCAGGGACGCCGTTGATGCAGCAGGCCCATCAGTTTGCAGAGCATGTCGTTGGCCAGGCAGTAGTCGGTCTGACCAAAGCTGCCGAGCCGCCCACTGATGGAGCCGAAGCCAAGGAAGTGCCGAATCGGATCGGCCGCGGTGAGGGCGATCAGATGCGCGGCCCCGTCGACTTTGGCGCCGATCGCCTGGGCGACGACGTCCCGTTTTTTCTTGGTGAAGCGACACGACTGGTCGATCCCGGCCCCATGCAGGATGCCGCTGATCGGACCGCTGGTCGCGCGGACCTGATCGAGCGTCTGGGCCAAGGCTGCCCGGTCGGACACATCGCAGGCGTGGTAATGGGCCTCGATTCCGGCTTCCGCCAGCTCTCGCAGCGTGCGATCGATTTCTAACTGTTTTTCCACCTTCCGCCAGGCGGCCGGCGGTGATTCGCCCTGCTTGCGGGCGTCGACCATGATCTGTCCCTGCAGGCTTTTGAGTCCGGCCGCATCGAGCTGTCGCCAGGCCGGATCCAGTTCCTGCAAGGGCGAGTTCCCGATCAGATGCAGCTTCACGCCGAACTGCAGGGCCAGCTCTTTGGCGCAGGCCGCCGAGATGCCGCGGGCCCCGCCGGTGACCACCCAGACTCCGCCGGGGCGGATGCCGGCGGCGGTCGCGATGGGCGCCTCGCTGGCGATGGCGGTCGGCACGGACCGACGTCCCTGGGCGTAGCTCACTTCGCAATCCAGCTCCTCGGAAGCCAGCTCGGCGAACAGGTGATCAATCAGCGCGTCCCGGCCCAGCGTGTCGTCGGCGTCGATCGCTTTCACTCGCAGGCCAGGCAGTTTCTGCATGACGGAGTATTCCAGGAAGATCGCCTTGAGCAATCCAGCCAGCGCCCCGCCCTGGGCCAGGTCGGGACCGCTGGCCAGGCCAAAGTCGCCGCCCAGCGCCAGCGGAGCGGTGAGCGTGCAGCGATCCAGCCAGTTCCCCGCGGCGGCCGCTTCCAGCCAGGCCTGGCAGACAAAGAACGGCGTCAGCATGGACGCGTTCCGCTGCCGGTTGTATTCGCTTTCCGCTTCGATCTGCAGGCTGCCCGAGTCGCAGGCGGTCGTAATGAACAGATGCGGAGCCGGCCCTTGCGAGCAGATCTGCTGCACGCGAACCAGCAACGCGTCGAGGTCTTCGTCCGGCGACAAAGCGTGCACGGCGACGCCCTGCCCTGCCAGCCGTTGCTGTAACGCCTGGGACGTGCGTCCCTCTCCCAGGATGATGGCGGCGCCATGCCAGACTGGGATCGCCGGCGCGCCGCCCGGCAAGGGAGCCTCCCGCATCGCCAGCTCGTAACGCACGGTGACCGGGTTCGGTCCCAGTGACAGGGATTCGTCGCTCGGCAGGACTGTCTGGCTCCAGGGAGCGGCCGGGCTGTGCGGCGGCAGGTCCGCCAGGGAGCGGGTTGAGAAGCGTTGCACGCCAGCGTCGCCGTCGCGGAGCCAGATTGCTCCTGCGGCCGGTTCCAGGGCGATCGCCAGCCGGGAAGGCGCCGTGACAGACGCGTCGTCGGGCGATTCAGGCGAAGCGAATTGTTCCTCAAGCAGCGCGACAAGCTGCTCGCCGGTCGCGGCCAGGCGTTGTTGTTCCAGGACGGCCGTGCCGCCGGGTTGCGCGGCGGCCGCAGCAGCGACCGGCGCCAGCGAGGCGAATTGCCCGTCGGCGTAGCAGGTTTCGTCGGACTGCACGGAAACCGTCTGGCCGTCGAAGGCCAGGCAGGCGGCCCGGTCGGATCCGGCGTGGCTGACGTAGCCCCGCCAGGGCGCCGCGTCGCTGGCCTGCAGGGCGATCTCCAGGGCCTGGTCCAGGTCCTGGGCGTGTTCGAGAATGCGGCGGGCCACGACCGACGGCATTAGACCCTTTCGCCGGGAGTTCGCGGGACAGATCGTCAGCGCCACGCCGGCCGAGTTGACGCCTGCCAGAGCGATCGTTGTGCCCAGGAAAGTCGCCGTCGCATGCGACAGGCCGCCGGCAGGCGAACGCACGACTGCGATCGGTCGCAAGGCGCTGCGTAACGCAGCCAGTTCCGGCAGCGGCTGGTCCAGTCCATGCAGCAGGCAACCGGCGCCGTTGGCTTCGGCCGTCAAAAGCAGTTGGCTGGCGTGTTCGCCCCAGTCGGCCGCTGCGGCAAACTGATGCGCGAGCAGATTGCCCAGCGGCACTTCGACCGCGTCGGCCATCCCCTGCAGTTCGTCCAGTTCCTCCGCCGATAGCAGGTGCGTCAGCTGGCTGCGATCCACGGGACCGGGAAGCTCGTCGAGTCGCGGCCCGGCCAGTTCGACATAGTCCCGCAAAATCTGGCGAATCTCCTGCCGGTACCGGGCGCCAATCTGACGACCGATCGCATACGGCGAGCCCTGGCAGGCGGACGTTCCTTCGTCGTCGCCGGCAGCAGCGGTCGCGGGTTGCGACGGGGCGCCACGGAGGAAGTCAAGGACGTGCCGCAGCGTGGGGAAATCGTCCAGCGAGAGATCCTCCGACATCGCACTGCCGACGTCGAAGTACTCCTGGAGTTCACCGAACAGCTGAGCCTTCTTGATGCTATCGATGCCCAGGTCGGCTTCCAGGTCGGCGTCGAGATCGACAACCTCCGCGGGATAGCCGGTCTGTTCCACGACAAAGTTGATCAGGAACGGTTCGAGTTCGTCAGTCTTGTCGTCGGTGAACGATTCCGGCAAGACCGTCGGCGCGTCGGGTTGGGTAGAATCCGCCACGGCTGGCGCCGCATCAGGCGTGGCGGGAGCTTGTTGAACGCCCTGCCCGGCCACGGCCGGCGCAGTATCGCCCGGGGCGCTGGCGGCGGCAAGGAAGTTCAGCACATGGCCCAGCGTGGGGAAGTCGTCCAGCGACAATTCCCCGGCGGAGGCGCCAATGTCGAAGTATTCCTGCAGCTCGCCGAACAGCTGAGCCTTCTTGATGCTGTCGATGCCCAGGTCGGCTTCCAGATCGGCGTCAAGCTCGACCACCTCGGCCGGATAGCCCGTCTGCTCGACCACGAAGTTGATGAGGAACGATTCCAGCTCCTCGATGTTTGCCGCGGGGCCGCTATTCGCACTGGCCACAGGAGCACTCGGCGCGGGAGCGACCGGGGTCGGAGCAACCGAAACGGCCGGAGCGACAGCAGGAACAGCAGGAGCTGCGACAGGTGCGGCAGCCGCGACCGGTGCTGCTTCGCTGGAACCACTAGCGGCAAGGAAATCCAGCACATGACGCAGCGTGGGGAAGTCGTCCAGCGACAGATTCCCGGCGGAGGCGCCAATGTCGAAGTACTCCTGCAGCTCGCCGAAGAGTTGGGCCTTCTTGATGCTGTCGATGCCCAGGTCAGCTTCCAGATCGGCGTCGAGTTCGACCACTTCGGCCGGATACCCGGTCTGCTCCACGACGAAGTTGACCAGGAACGATTCCAGCTCCTGGGCGTTCGCCCTGGCGGCAGCCGGAGCGGCAGGAGCCGCCGGCTGGACGGGGGCAGCCAGCATGGCGGCGGGTTGCGGCGCGGCGACAGGGGCCGGCTGACTGGCGGCCGGGGCGGTCGCGCTGTTATCGGTGGCGGCCAGGAAGTCCAGCACGTGTCGCAAGGTGGGGAAGTTGTCCAGCGACAGGTTTTCCGCCGCCGAGCTGACGTCGAAGTATTCCTGCAGCTCGCCGAACAGCTGAGCCTTTTTGATGCTATCGATGCCCAGGTCGGCTTCCAGATCGGCGTCAAGCTCGACCACCTCGGCCGGATAGCCTGTCTGCTCCACCACAAAGTTGATCAGGAACTTTTCCAGTTCTTCCACCGGCGGGCGGTTGGCGGTCGCCGGCTGGGGAGCCGCGGCAGGCGCCGGAGAAATGGGCGC is part of the Lignipirellula cremea genome and encodes:
- a CDS encoding SDR family oxidoreductase encodes the protein MGYLLLTGATGLLGRYLLRDLSLARIPLAVVVRPSRHETAAQRIETAIVYWERVLGRELVRPMVLSGDISQPGLGLSEEDLRWTTENCDQVLHSAASLTFYADDPSDPQGEPFRSNVQGTRHVLELCRQAGIRRYHQVSTAYVCGERRGRILESELDVGQVLGNDYEKTKTASEKEVRGADFLDQVTVHRPSIIVGDSQTGYTTSYHGFYSPLRLLHTLIRSVPWETIAEGDWLGGLSLDGSEHKNLVPVDWVSAAITEIVARPELHGHTYHLTNPHPSTVADMVFSIAAALAQLAEENPAPASGMAATEEMVASFREQMKIYQSYWSNDPDFDSTRTEAALPHLPCPAIDRVVMDRLIAFALQTNFGWPREATVTPQQTVQGRLQKWLAAGQRLPTGQTFTGGPGRSVNLEVCGRGGGQWRLLVQQEQLVGAQIGLGADNGLSCYLSADSFEQLAQGQLGWDRAIDSGRLVVAGAAPDAQDLKRLFSDLFSH
- a CDS encoding SDR family oxidoreductase, encoding MIDLSGKVALVSGSSRGLGRACAIRLAEAGADVIVNYVTSRTAALETAQAILNLGRQAWVIKADVSQEDDVQSMFEYITQTIGRLDIVVSNAATGGFRPLLASNVRHFDNTFQTNVLALLYLVQSAMPLLEKSQGRGKVVALSSHGSDMALPWYGLIGSSKAAVESLARHLTLEVGDRGVNVNIVKSGLVETDSTKRLPNAGDMFSHRKDKTMTGERMLTIDDVANSVLFLSSPLSDMIQGETLTIDGGAAIHI
- a CDS encoding 4'-phosphopantetheinyl transferase family protein, producing MTAPLRVVRYCASRRWTAGSLKPSAAWLAPGELRELELFRDPQRRQQWLQGRRLAKETLAALAGATSLAQIEILTRDAQGRGLAPQVQVQGRPSRWRLTLSHSTRGVLAAVVDRDRWQVGADLTDAADRSEHFRQLWFTPAEQAWLNAAPTVRTAQLWSLKEAIYKACNQGEPWTPRAIELQFNPATSPQCHYHGRPLLGLQGSVQTIDGQTAAVVYLPGPGDRSPAGQSVAAELCL
- a CDS encoding type I polyketide synthase, which encodes MSLPTDNTSKPIAIVGMACRLPGAENIDQYWKLIQEGRSAVAEVPPDRLDQSLYFDPQKGTRGKTYSRLACLLSNREFDHARNPISQELLNSVDSTHLLMTGVAADALRHAGLDPFNLPNRKAAVFIGHAQGSSRLGEVSYRANLDDAIALLESSPEFMQLSPAVQQEVRREWKQKILDRLPQDGKSSRNLYCNMVAGTVAKAFGLSGPWLALNSACASSLHAMLMGARALQRGRTEMAIVGGASDCKTDSLILFSHAQAMSPNGSRPFDAQADGLIMSEGYVCLVMKTLEKALADGDPIQAVVRGLGVATDGRGKSLWAPRKEGQIRAMHRAYRSGVDIRRLQYLECHATATQVGDATELDTLGEVLGPVLPPGKKIPITSVKANIGHSLEAAGVAGMIKTVLCMQNQVIPRAINIDSLNPKIDWDASPCYVPLAAETWQSPADGGPRCAAVNAFGIGGLNMHVVIDEFTPASRRLAPQPSRPAETADDRAVAIVGMSCIMPGADSLPDLWKMLSSGHDPKTAPDLARWSLPEQEKRKASGKSLRAGFLDGYEYDWRKHKVPPKQVAEADPLQFMLLDASEQALADAGLPDEQMDRERIGVTVGVEFGGDFCDQLEMGLKLPEMKHLLAQSLHAHLPAETIAAVQDTLQTSLLKKWPSLVDETGSFTSSTLASRITKSLDLAGGAVSIDSGSTSSMSGLSICIDTLLSGDNDLMICAAGQRRMGPAPYEAMEDAGNLAPGEARNLLDQQYDGIAPAEGAVAVVLKRLSDARRDGNRIHAVIRGLSIAHDPDTAEALRLAASQAHALAGVDGAEIAMLELDTDEQLASTAAELDAVAAVHSGPGRQSPLLVGSSTAQWGHLGGAASLAAVIKASLEIENNEAAPIVALQSPAPALARWASSMQPATSRASLEGRRLGAVASWSKGQACYLVLEHGSPAPAVAPQPVVQQQQRPVAPVQPAAPAVVAAPSFRICRWGAASTEELLAQADAAIADPETAWQSAGSRPFAPQDQVRLAVVAESFSALRRKLQMGRAQLTNPATRQVMEQQGIFYREVAAHRPRLVLLFPGQGSQYAGMLKDLPALSPAAAAMQAQFDQAMQNLGYPSFAELAWSEPCQLGSDIWLTQAAMLGADAICHAALAEQGLHADLVLGHSYGEFPALLAAGAWSLDTAIRMTKARCDGITTALASSRSGMMATNARPTDADRLAAAENLQAYAANLNAPDQTVYGGDREVLAVFARVLQRAGHQAKVLPVPAAFHTPLMQGAERQLEQALATASLQSPQIALLSTVSNQLADSPEAIRQNLTRQLTTSVRYGELIARLADESPTLFVEAGPQQTLTLLNRRIIDARCSAIACDNPKRSSRESLLFVQALAECVGVCGPAARPAKDSIVSPGVEASPPRAAAAPPRTPSLEPGETQRFTMPESIPHFDATARRRDKMRAQGVSPRVDTSQRPAPPQPPASPPAATAPRFASPTPAAPPAAVTPTVPVTPPAPVAAPAPVVQNGASHGGVNGAPSPAPISPAPAAAPQPATANRPPVEELEKFLINFVVEQTGYPAEVVELDADLEADLGIDSIKKAQLFGELQEYFDVSSAAENLSLDNFPTLRHVLDFLAATDNSATAPAASQPAPVAAPQPAAMLAAPVQPAAPAAPAAARANAQELESFLVNFVVEQTGYPAEVVELDADLEADLGIDSIKKAQLFGELQEYFDIGASAGNLSLDDFPTLRHVLDFLAASGSSEAAPVAAAAPVAAPAVPAVAPAVSVAPTPVAPAPSAPVASANSGPAANIEELESFLINFVVEQTGYPAEVVELDADLEADLGIDSIKKAQLFGELQEYFDIGASAGELSLDDFPTLGHVLNFLAAASAPGDTAPAVAGQGVQQAPATPDAAPAVADSTQPDAPTVLPESFTDDKTDELEPFLINFVVEQTGYPAEVVDLDADLEADLGIDSIKKAQLFGELQEYFDVGSAMSEDLSLDDFPTLRHVLDFLRGAPSQPATAAAGDDEGTSACQGSPYAIGRQIGARYRQEIRQILRDYVELAGPRLDELPGPVDRSQLTHLLSAEELDELQGMADAVEVPLGNLLAHQFAAAADWGEHASQLLLTAEANGAGCLLHGLDQPLPELAALRSALRPIAVVRSPAGGLSHATATFLGTTIALAGVNSAGVALTICPANSRRKGLMPSVVARRILEHAQDLDQALEIALQASDAAPWRGYVSHAGSDRAACLAFDGQTVSVQSDETCYADGQFASLAPVAAAAAAQPGGTAVLEQQRLAATGEQLVALLEEQFASPESPDDASVTAPSRLAIALEPAAGAIWLRDGDAGVQRFSTRSLADLPPHSPAAPWSQTVLPSDESLSLGPNPVTVRYELAMREAPLPGGAPAIPVWHGAAIILGEGRTSQALQQRLAGQGVAVHALSPDEDLDALLVRVQQICSQGPAPHLFITTACDSGSLQIEAESEYNRQRNASMLTPFFVCQAWLEAAAAGNWLDRCTLTAPLALGGDFGLASGPDLAQGGALAGLLKAIFLEYSVMQKLPGLRVKAIDADDTLGRDALIDHLFAELASEELDCEVSYAQGRRSVPTAIASEAPIATAAGIRPGGVWVVTGGARGISAACAKELALQFGVKLHLIGNSPLQELDPAWRQLDAAGLKSLQGQIMVDARKQGESPPAAWRKVEKQLEIDRTLRELAEAGIEAHYHACDVSDRAALAQTLDQVRATSGPISGILHGAGIDQSCRFTKKKRDVVAQAIGAKVDGAAHLIALTAADPIRHFLGFGSISGRLGSFGQTDYCLANDMLCKLMGLLHQRRPWIRAVGFHWHPWDEVGMASRPETKSVLQSTGDLCLMPLQEGIAHFLRELVADSGEAEVMITQAHHWERFAEGLEMDGDRFVSRSGGSSNASQPAAPSAPVPPSKDVHGAPAVNGSHAVNGSYAAKGSYVANGSHAVNGVHPAALAPVAKAAAVTPPVLADDVDLQTYRCELRTVAAPLPANGPSAPRFDSAVWIYGEGPAADALEQRLHQASAAVVRFSSQAAIEETLAALQQQWEQQPAGMLLLMTGRDQAPVDLLAEGVAGERLREGVLKPFAVSQRWRQLHLAQDDAGQATLAAVLSLGGDFGFHTPAVLPEGGALAGLVKAIHIETSRRDTHKVRCKVFDFPPAEPVGELADQVLRELAASEPEVEVCWSNQQRRVIRPIPALPQPRAGAAIPQGGVWVATGGARGITSIAARELARRYGWKLHLLGKSPAPLADAPWRDFSPEEISAYKKQLTREAIAQGRSPSEAWDRVMKDREIHATLQQIASDGVEATYHACDITDRQAVKQAVAAIHAADGPISGILHGAGLIDQGRFENKRLEFVERLIATKFDGLLHLLAATKNDPLTHCIGFGSISGRFGGNGLTDYAAGNDAMSKVIDWLPRLRPDCRSATIHWESWEGSGMATQPRFAFGPKSVLNMKYMLPEEGVRRLEQELAAGLPSSEVLYTFGDFYSMFYPEEQRPLGDYVPGSTEPVAPSPGADSSVSSSAAAGPTSLAVNPQVDAERTTVQIPLDPTADAFLREHCLRGKPLLPGVIGLEALAQAARAASQQPVIAFEQVQMVDGLMFHTDRAAVAQASAAPDPADGFLQCLLSCDFANRAGKVLHPQRPYLKGRVQTGTAAPSRASDTPAPPTEWTPFTYLEDSLIYHGAVMRGLNGIHFQANTGWGRITALPLAELVGDGRAQDWIVPSIVLDGAFYVCGVHLYLQGDHAISLPLGIDRLELGRSPRPGETCCVYLTARERTSEAACYDFTVLGDQGDVIVQAIGYRNVILPQGGTSS